Proteins found in one Salvia splendens isolate huo1 chromosome 10, SspV2, whole genome shotgun sequence genomic segment:
- the LOC121752728 gene encoding ethylene-responsive transcription factor ERN1-like, translating to MKQNTSARGDQGIQIRRKTSSRGHHKFVGVRQRPSGRWVAEIKDSLQKVRLWLGTFDTAEDAARAYDKAARQLRGANAHTNFELPKSGPGSAFPENVEPFSFDAMCSTGETDSLASALIAKLFNKKSSRVLIQGHPSFALKGDQRAPPSQTMKTAANHCILDKLHVSDMVVNKNNVVMNEETSSVGPDSSLGWLGEPQLGWEPHMMCQVDENPFMDLGYNCNPLSEVLAFNTKGRKDVQVSNWDPLPPLEGRYVYQDSNNLVSGNIGWESELSYVVPSVLS from the coding sequence ATGAAGCAAAATACATCCGCAAGAGGCGACCAGGGCATCCAAATCCGACGGAAAACGTCATCGCGGGGCCACCACAAGTTTGTTGGAGTCCGCCAACGTCCCTCGGGGCGGTGGGTCGCTGAGATCAAAGACTCCTTGCAAAAGGTTAGGCTATGGCTCGGGACATTTGACACTGCCGAGGATGCAGCCAGAGCTTATGACAAAGCAGCTCGACAATTGAGAGGAGCAAATGCCCACACCAACTTCGAGCTGCCCAAGTCAGGCCCTGGCTCCGCATTCCCAGAGAATGTAGAGCCATTCTCCTTTGATGCCATGTGTAGCACTGGCGAGACTGACAGTCTCGCCAGTGCCCTGATTGCGAAATTATTCAATAAGAAAAGCTCCCGCGTGCTAATCCAGGGCCACCCGTCCTTTGCCTTGAAAGGAGATCAACGGGCCCCACCTAGTCAAACAATGAAAACTGCGGCCAATCATTGTATTCTCGATAAATTACATGTCAGTGATATGGTTGTCAATAAAAACAATGTTGTTATGAACGAGGAGACTAGCTCGGTGGGCCCGGATTCGAGCCTGGGGTGGCTCGGAGAACCTCAATTAGGTTGGGAACCACATATGATGTGCCAAGTTGATGAGAATCCATTCATGGATTTGGGGTACAATTGTAATCCTCTTAGTGAAGTGTTAGCATTTAACACTAAAGGAAGGAAGGATGTGCAAGTTAGTAATTGGGATCCACTTCCACCTTTAGAAGGCAGATATGTGTATCAAGATAGTAATAATTTGGTTTCAGGTAATATTGGGTGGGAATCTGAGCTTAGTTATGTTGTACCTTCTGTACTAAGTTAA
- the LOC121751135 gene encoding transcription factor bHLH36-like, producing MERDCSNPFIPSQEHEIPISTPDPDFSIWGVNFDQILFHNDPTNLGGKKMGEGDLQVIEDSRINEEVEKKKVHKEIERQRRQEMAALYDSLRSVLPSKSIKGLRSASDQIAGATKYIRYMQNKVRQLKVKRDKMMKSAENSKGLPISVRVKRCTGSAGVLIFATAEGRSLRLSRVLQVLVEEGLDVVDCNCTKFDGRLHCTIQCEDGGLNIDVQTLQVKLTSNIENFGDESG from the exons ATGGAAAGAGATTGTAGCAATCCATTCATCCCTTCACAAGAACATGAAATTCCCATTAGTACTCCAGATCCAGATTTCTCGATATGGGGAGTcaattttgatcaaattttatttcacaaCGATCCAACCAATCTTGGAGGGAAAAAAATGGGTGAGGGTGATTTACAAGTGATTGAAGATTCAAGAATCAATGAGGAggtggagaaaaaaaaagtgcacAAAGAAATTGAGAGGCAAAGAAGACAAGAAATGGCCGCCCTTTATGATTCTCTCCGTTCAGTCCTCCCTTCCAAGTCCATCAAG ggcttGCGATCGGCATCAGATCAAATTGCTGGGGCTACAAAGTATATAAGATATATGCAGAATAAAGTTAGGCAACTAAAAGTGAAGAGGGATAAGATGATGAAATCGGCAGAAAATAGCAAGGGTTTGCCTATCAGTGTAAGGGTTAAGCGATGCACGGGTAGCGCTGGGGTGCTGATCTTCGCGACAGCGGAAGGGCGAAGCCTTCGCCTATCGAGAGTCCTGCAGGTGTTGGTCGAGGAAGGGCTGGACGTCGTGGACTGTAACTGCACCAAATTTGATGGGAGGTTACATTGCACCATCCAATGTGAG GACGGAGGTCTGAATATCGATGTACAAACTCTGCAAGTAAAGCTTACAAGTAACATCGAAAACTTTGGTGATGAATCTGGATAG